In Saprospiraceae bacterium, the sequence AAGTGGATTTCTTTAGAAACTTTGTGCATGAAGAAATCTACTGATATTAAACCAATAAGGCACATCCTCTCCAAAGTCTATACCATTAACATGGGAGAAATAGATAAACTATTTGCGATTGGTCAAATTTTTGGATTAAGATCCAAGTTAGTCCATAACGGGTACAGAATGCCTATTGATAATAAACTATTAAATCTTATGGACTATTTAATTGAAGATTGCCTCTTATATATACTAGATGCCTCACCAAAATTTCAAGCCAAAACCTTTATAAATCAAATTGGTTTAAATGTTATGGAACATCTAAAAAGTGTCCATAAATTACTAATTGAGTAATTTATGTGCAATAGATTAAATAAGATCTGACAGTTGGGTTAAATTTTATCCCACCCTCTTATCATACAAATATCGCTGAAACTCAATAAACAAATCCCTAACCTTAGACAGATCACCTAGGACTGTCCCTGCATCCTCAAAAGACTGATATTTATTGGTTAATAGAATAGGTAGTTTTTCTTGGTCTAGCTCTTCTACACCTGTTTCGATGTACTTGCTTAATACAAACTCTATGAACTCCTTTTGCTTGTCATTGAGTAAGGCAAAAATGGTGGCTTGGGCAGCAGCGACTCTGGCTTCTCTGGTCATGGGCTTGATTTCACTGTTAAAGACATATTCCAGCACATCAAACAGGTCACTTTTTTCAGCATCGATAAGCTTTTGTAAGGTGTTCAACTCTTCTTTGCCAAAGCCCGCTTCGTCTAATTTCTCTAATAGGGTGCGTCTGGTGAGCGGATTGCTCCAGATAGTCCGAAGCTCTTCTTCGCTTTTAAAGAAGTCTGGAAGGCTGCCAAATAGATTGTGGAGGAATTCTTCAGCTGAAATAGGCTTTCCTTCGGAACTCCAGAATGAGGTGGACATCATGTACTGAATCTCTCGCTCTTTGCCATCACGTAGCTTAACCTTAATTCTTTTAGGAATCTCTCGTTCGGAGGGAGGAACAGTTGGATCAATAGGTTTGGGAGGATTTGGATTTGGACCAGGAGGTCCAACTGATACGGGTTCTACTGGTTCGCCATCCCATTCGGGGTCCGCAAAATGATGGTAAGCATCGACAAAATCATAGATCGTGAAGAATTCTTTGCCGTCAAATAACCTAGTACCTCTACCGACTATTTGCTTAAACTCGATCATGGAGTTAATAGGACGCAATAAAACGATATTCCTTATGTTCCTTGCGTCAACCCCAGTAGACAGCTTTTGAGAAGTGGTCAAAATAGTAGGAATGGTTTTTTCATTATCCTGAAAATCTCTTAGATATAGCTCTCCAAGATCACCATCGTTGGCTGTGACACGGACGCAGTAGTTAGGTTCCTCTGATTTTTTGTATTGATTTATAAGATCTCTGATGACGGCAGCATGATCCTGGGTAGCACAAAAAACAATCGCTTTCTCATTTTGAATGCAGTTGTCCAAATACAATTTTACCCTTATAGCTTCTCTGTCAAGAATTTCGATCCTTTTATTAAAATCTGGCTCTGTGTACAATCTACCTTGTTCTATTTCACCCTCGATGACCTGATCATCGCTGGTATAGATGTAGTCATCCAGGGTGGTCTTAATACGCTTTACTTTGAAAGGGGTCAGGAAGCCATCATTGATACCCTCTTTGAGTGAATACACATATACTGGATCTCCAAAATACTTATAGGTATCTACATTGTCATTTCGCTTAGGAGTGGCTGTCAAACCTAATTGAACGGCTGGAGAAAAATAGTCCATAATGGCTCGCCAATTGCTTTCATCATTAGCACCCCCACGATGACACTCATCGATGACTATAAAATCAAAATAGTCAGGTGGATATTCTCCAAAGTTAGGTGCAGCATTATCATCCTGATCAACGCCCGACATAAAGGTCTGAAAGATGGTAAAGAATATATTGCCATTAGTAGGGACACCACCCTTTTTTCTTATTTCATCTGGTTTGATTCTCACCAGGGCATCTTCAGGAAAGGCAGAAAATGCATTGTAAGCCTGATCAGCTAATATATTTCTATCTGCTAAAAACAGGATACGGGGTCTTCGACTACCATCAAACCTTAGGTTCCATCGGGTATGAAACAGTTTCCAAGCAATCTGAAATGCGATAGCTGTCTTGCCTGTGCCAGTGGCGAGTGTCAATAATATGCGATTCTTTTTAAAGGCGATAGCTTCTAAGGTCTTGTTTATAGCTATTTCCTGATAATACCTTAACTGCCAAGTACCACTACGATCTTCAAATGGTATGGCAGCGAACTTTTCTCTCCATTCATTTTGACTGGTAAAAGTCTTATTCCACAGCTCATCGGGTGTCAGATATTGGTCTACAAGGCCCTCCTGGCCAGTACTAAATGAGATACTATAGATAGCTCTCCCATTGGTGGCATAGGTGGTATCCAGGTCAAGTTTCTGAGCGTATTCTTTTGCTTGGGCTACTGCCTCACCAACCTCCTGCTGATCGCTTTTAGCCTCTACAATGGCCAGCTTTATTCCTTTGTAGACCAATACATAATCTGCCTTTATTCTTTTAGCTCTCAGCCCACCAGTTTGAATCCTACCAGCGGTGATGTAATATTCACGAAGGATTTTAGAGCCTTCTACAACGCCCCAGCCGCAAGCCTTTAGCTTGGGGTCTATGAGTTCTGCTCGTGTTTCTGCTTCGTTCATTCTGTTTCTATTACTTCCGGCATTTCCAAATATTTTTTACCATTCAGGAGATTACCTGTTTTCTTTTTATTTGTTCCACCCCATTGTTTAAAGAAAAACGCTATATCTGCCTGTTTGCATTGTTCCTTAATTTCCATTACCCATTCTTTTTTCATTGGGCGTGGAGTTCTTCCGCTCTCACCACCCACAATCACCCAATCAATTCCTTTCAGGTTCAAATCTGATAATGGACTGATTAGCGGCTCACAACTCAAAAACTTTGTTCTTGCATTCGTTTGGCGTAATAAGTCAATACGTTTCATGAATGTTTTACTCTCAACAGAAACACCCATCCAAATGTTATGTGTCCATTCTAACAAACCTTCTTTGTCGTAATACAAAAGCACATCAGCTCGTTTGGTCAAAATCTGAAAAACGTGTTGCGGATTCTCTTTCATTACCCTGAACACCTTTTGAATGAACTCAATAGGTACATCTTTATGAAATAAATCGCTCATTGAATTGACAAATACCATTTTCGACTTTTTCCAAGTGTATGGCGTTTTCAATTCATCTTCGTGAATAGCCAACTCAAACCCGTTGGCATATTTTTCAACGCCCATTGCTGTCAGGCGTTTTGCCATTACTTCGGCATAGCAGAATTTGCAACCTGCGGAAATTTTATCGCAACCCGTTGTTGGGTTCCAAGTCATTTCAGTCCATTCTATGCTTGATTGTGCCATTACTTTAATTTTATAATTGCCTTATTCGGATTTTCTTTAAAGTTAGAATAACTTATATAAAATGCCCCTTTAGGTGGTCGATTTCCTGTCTCATCTGTTACATCTAATGAATCTTGCAATGATTTTAAAATTTCAGTGCCATGCTTTGGTAAGTATCTATTGTGTATTATAAATTCAAACAATTCTCCGGATGTCTTTGATCCACTTTGAAGATATTTAATAATTAATTTTTGCAACTTATCGGTGTTTGCAATCTCACTTGATTGACTGAATAAATTATTCGTTTGTACCCCTTGCCAACCTCTTCCGTCTTCTCTATCTATCTTCCATTTTGCTTCTAACATTTTTAAATATCCTAAAGTATTAGAAGTAAAAAAGAATAGACAAAAAAATTGGTTTAATTCCCGTTTGATAACGAATGAATCTACAAAAACATTATCCCCCAACTTGGATTGAAAACCATTCATTACAATGTCAATAAATTCTAAGCCATCTACCCCCCTTATCTTATCTGAAATCTCCAAGTCTTCCATGAATCTTATTAAGCATTCAGGAGTTCCATTGTCCTTAAATCTATACATGTGATGAGTGGGCATGAATAACAGAACTTCAGTTTTCCCAGTGATTGTCAAATCGTAAATGTCATTTAAAGAAACCTCACTATATCCATACGGGTCAATAAATACAAACCCTCTTTCATTATTGAATTGATTTATTTCCTTTCTTATTTCAGCAAGAATAGCCTTATAATCTTCTGTACGATATTTGATCGCTCCAAAATTAGAAATGTCTAATTTCTTTGCGGTTATGTTGTTTTGTAGGTTAGTTATTTTTTGTTTATCCAAGTCATTAAACAAACAATTAAACTTTGTGGGTTTGTTTCTTGGTCTTGCAACTGATTCATGCGCATTAACTATCTCATTCAAAAAAACAATTGGACTGCCTTCACCTCCATTATCATAAATGCCTGGTCCACTGAACAAGTCATATAGAAATACTGCTTTAATCCAATCCGCATTTGATAAAATACCAAGATAGGCAGATATGTATTCTTTTAAAAGCCTAACCTTTGCAGCAGAATGTTCATACATGATACTTTTTGATTCGTGTTCCATATTAGTTAACGCTTTCCAATTTTTCAATTTTCAACTCCCCCGCAAATGCCTTTTGCAAGATACTCTTTTTCAGTTCTTCCAAATCCTCTATTTTCTTTTGATACACCGATTCCAGCTTTTGCGTTTCGGCTCGCAGGGCATCTAATTGGCGGACGATGGTTTGTTGTTCTTTGAATGGAATATAGGGGAAGTTGAAATTTCTTAATGACTTTAAGGAAACCGTTTTCTGTGCTGTTCCTGTTGCCGTTTCATTTGCTTGTGAAATTGCTTGTGGAGATAAAATCCAATAATAAAGCAATTTGCTATCAAGTTTTTTACTTGGTCTGATTAAACCAATGTGTCGTTGAAAACAAAATCTGAAATCATCTTCAATCAAAACGGGTATTCCGTAAGAACCTGTAACGGTGTAAAGAACATCTCCTTTAATTGGTTTTTTATTTGGCTTTAAATCATCATAGTATTTCTCTGGCACTTTGAATGTGGCAGAAAAGTCAATTTTATGGGTCTGCTTATTGATATTTGAAATGGTAATGAATGGTAAACCAAATTCAGATTTAGGCGGAGGCATATGGTCGCCATCTGAAATATCAGTAGCCATTTCAGAAAGTTTCACAAACTCCCAATCCCCATTCTCAAACACCCCTTGCAAATAACTTTCAAAAAGTTGTTTGGCGTTTTTGAGGTTTTGTTCGGCATTGGCTTTTGCCTTGGCTATGGCGGCAAAGGCTTTATCTAATATGGCTACGATGCGTTGTTGCTCGGGAAGGGGTGGAAGAGGGATTTTAGTATTTCTGATTTTTATTTGGGATATATTAGGTTGTGCTCCACCAACTGCTTGTGCAACTAAATCTTGCTTTTTTGAAAGAAAACAGTAAAATAAATATTCTGGGATTGTTTTTTCATTAGGTAGTATGCCACACACAGCTTGATTTGTGCAAGCTTCAAGTTTTAGAATACCAACTTGCCCAGCTGTTGCTCCATACATTGCGACAAGCACAGTGTTTATAGGAAACAACTTTGCAGATGAGTTTCTTAATCCCTTCTCAGTAATGTAATTTTTAGCTTCAAAAACTTCACCTTGGCTTACTTCACCACTCATTAACCAAGGAATAGTTCCACCTTCGTAATAGTCTTTATGTGCTTTTAATGGTGTTCCACCTGCACCAGTATCACAGACCTCACCTAGCTTTTTTAGTTCCCAACCATTCGGCAGTCTCAGCCCCTCGTCTTGTATCATATTAGTTCCAAAATTGAGTTTAAAATATCTGCACTTTCCTCGTCCAGTGCTTTCATTTCTTCCAAAATCTCCAGCGGTTGTCGTAAAGCGGTTTCTTCTTTTTTATTAGGGTTTTTTGAACTCAAATCATAAGTAGTTTGGTCAATGTCTTTTATATTAATGCTCCAAGAGTTTTCGCTGTCCTTTTTTGTTTTTTGTAACTCAATGAAGTCGGCTAAATCTTTTTCATTTAAGGCATTGGTCTTGCCGAGGTTTCTATCAAGATTTAGTTGGTAAAACCATATCTTTCGGGTAGCACTTCCTTTTTCAAAAAACAATACCACTGTTTTTACCCCAGCACCCGTAAAAGTGCCTCCAGGTAAATCCAACACAGTATGCAGGTTGCAACTTTCTAATAGTTGTTTACGCAAAGCCACAGAAGCATTATCAGTATTACTCAAAAATGTATTTTTAATAACCACACCAGCCTTACCACCTGCCTTGAGTATTTTAATAAAGTGTTGTAAGAACAATGAAGCTGTCTCACCCGTTTTGATCGGGAAGTTTTGTTGAACTTCGGCACGTTCTTTACCTCCAAAGGGAGGATTAGCCAAGACAATATCGTAACGGTCTTTCTCTTGGATATCAGCAAGGTTCTCGGCAAGGGTATTGGTATGGATGATATTGGGAGCTTCTACTCCGTGCAGGATCATATTCATAATGCCTATAATGTACGCCAAGGACTTCTTTTCTTTACCGTAGAAGGACTTTTTCTGAAGGGTTTCGATGTCCTTGGTAGTAATGCTTTCTGGCTTGCCTTTGCTATGTCTGAGATATTCGTATGACTCACAGAGGAAGCCTGCACTACCTACTGCACCGTCATATATTTTCTCTCCGATCTTAGGTGCTACCACTTTGACTATGGTCTTAATCAATGGCCTGGGGGTGTAATACTCTCCACCGTTGCGTCCAGCATTACCCATATTCTTTATCTTGTCCTCATAGAGGTGACTCATCTCGTGCTTTTCTGCATGTGTGCGGAAACGTAGCTCATCGATGCGATTAATCACCTCGCGAAGATTGTACCCACTCTGAATGCGGTTTTTTAACTCACTAAATATCTCTCCGATCTTGTATTGTATCGTATCTGCACTCTCGGCAGAGGTCTTGAACTTCTTGAGGTAAGGGAAGAGCTTATTGTTTACAAAATCAGTAAGGTCATCACCTGTCATGGCTTTGTGATGATCCAGATTGCCAGTTTTGTCTTTTGGCATAGCCCATTTGCTCCACTGATATTGTGGCTCAATGATGGTATCATAGGTCTTGCCAGCAAGTTCTGCGGCTGTTTTTTTGTCTTTTTCGAGATCATCCAGGTACTTTAAGAATAGCACCCAGGAGGTCTGCTCTACATAGTCGAGTTCGCTACCGCAGCCTGCATCCTTGTGGAGGATATCGTCGATGTTTTTGAAGGTTTGTTCAAACATGGATTGGGTTCGGTTTATTGATCCGAAGGTAAGAAAATGAATGGTTTTAGGGTGGCTAGTCTTGCAGGAGGGTTTGAAAAGCAATATTTGGGCCAAATTCTGACTAATATTGACCTCTAGTACCTCGTGAGTACGGTTCAGAGAGGCTTTCTTTGATTTTTAATGGTATGCCATCCAACAAGAGGTCGGATCGCTCAAAACCGACAAATAAAAGGTCCTCTGAATGAGCCAAAATACTGACAATAAACTAAATTTAGACCATCATAATGATAAAATGGATATCAATTGAATAAAATTTATACTAAAATGGCATTAATTTTAAATATGATAAACGAAAGATAGGCAATGAAACCAGAATTTCCGAAACCATTGATAAAAGATGGATAGACTATTTCGATCAGACCAAATTAATCTGAAAGACCATTCCTGAAATTACGGAAGTTTAGTGTTAAAAATTCCCACCATCACAAAGCGCCCGAAACATAGCTGTTATGTTTAAAAAAATGCAAAATTTCATGATTGAAAAATTCAATGCTTTGCTAAGAATGAAATTCAAGAAAAGTTCTAATCCGAATCTTTTTATTTGGCTAGGCCTTAGTGCTCTGAGTATTATTATCTATTCAATTAATCCTATCTTCTACCTAAATGAAAATCAAACCCTCTATTTGTTTTCTTCAGCTTCACAGGTTATTGCGGCAATTTTTGGACTGATTATTACTGGTTACATTTTCTTAAGAAATGAACTTGATCGAAAAGCAGAACGGGATGAAACGTTGGAAGAGATCATTTTTCTATTAAAGACAGATTATTTCGGTTCTATCAAAAGCATTAGTATAACGACTTTAATTTCTATTGCGCTTTGCTTTTTAGTTATCGTTGCTGAAAAGTATCAATATGCAAGTCTTTTAGATTATTTGATCAATTTATCTGTGGCTACAATTTTAACAGACCTAATCATTATAGTTTCATTTGTGATAAAAATATTGAACCCGAATAGTATTGAGTTGGCAAGTAATAAACTTAGAGATATTACAACGAAGGACAAGGCGAATGAAAGCGGCAGCCTCGAAGCTTTTCTAATGCACTACAATAATATTGAATATATACTTGAAAAATACGGTACAATTATTGTATACCCAGATGTTACTGATTATGATAGTGCGAAAAGAAAAAGAATTGCTAAGTCTAAACTTGTTAATATTTTATATAAGGAAGGCAAAATTAATTTGCAGCTAAAAAACAATCTAATTGAATTAATTTCTTTTAGGAATAGTTTAATTCATGGAACCGACCTTTTCGTTTCAATAAGAGATGTTGAATTGTCCAATCAAATTTTAGTCGATTTAAAAACAAGTCTTGGTGTGGCATGATGCTACTTTGTCTATTATCTATGCTTCATCATTGCATAAACAGCGAATTTATAGCGAATTTTTAAATTGATCTTTTAAGGATTGTGGCTTAATCTGTTCCAGAAGCTTTAGATTGATTCATTCTTTCTAACATAATTTTATATTGAATATTTCTTACGTTCATACTTTCTATTTCCTGTTCCCTTATTACTGAGTCAAAGACAAAATCAAAACAAAATCTGAGTTGCTCTATGGAATAATGTTCTTTCTTCAATTCTTCTACATTATAAACTTCAATCCGTATATCATATTGATTATTTACGTTTAGCGATGCTATTTTCGTAGCAAATGGGGCAATTTGTTTGAAAATAAAATATGACTTAACATCATAACCTAGCAGAATGACTTTTTTAATGGATATGATCTCTTTTTCTAATTCAGATATTATTTTTCTCATGATTTTAAATGACCCCTCAAATGTCTTTTTAATATTATGGTCAGTTATGTTCATAAAATTGGAAGGTAAATCAGGTTTTGGGGTATAAGGCGAATGCATTTTAATTCCAAAACGATCTCTGTAATCAAGTGCTTGGCCTTCGTATTCACAGAATGCCTTTGCTAAACTAACTAACGCTTTATCGAAATCCTTGGCCATAATTTGACTTTCAGCTTCTATCATATACTTTTTGATAATTTTGTCATTAATTAATTCGGCCATAGAAACATCCTCCAGATGTAAATCAAATATTAGAGGAGTAAAAGTCTTAATTAGCCGTTCTGATTCTTCATATAATGACTTAATATCTGTATCATCAATAAAAATGCTTGTATGTTTTAATTGATTTCTTAATTCATTGAGTTTTTTAATGTATTGATTACTAATAGTTTGCGATTTATTCGCTATCAAATATTTATTGATTTCAAAATGATAGGTCTCAAGAATTTTGGCATTAGGCTTCTTAATATATAATTCCAATTTCTCATTGGCTAATTGAAAATAGATCTCTACTAAATCATGCAATGATAAAATGGCTGTTGATGAAAATGGTCTGGGCAATCCTCTTTGATTATTAGCCTGGTACAACAAATATTTTATGTATATCAATCTTTGGAGTACGGAATCTGATAATTTATTCATATTCAAAAATTCAAGAGCACATTTACAAGTTAGATAAAAAAAGTAGAAGGCAGTTTAAATTATATATTAGATTATAAACGGTACACTAGCCTGCTTTTTCAAATTTATATGAGAGAAGTTCCCTATTGACAAGGCTTCACCACTCTGATAAGTAGTACAACCTTTATTGACATTACAATTCCCAAGGTTTTTCTGTGGTCATCTCCTGATCTGCTAACCTGCGATAATAGGTCTTTTAGGATGCCTCTAAGGCTTCTCCTGGGGCCGTAGTAACGACGATTTTTATACGGTTAAGGGAAATGGTCGAATGGCAACATGGATCGCTTGTAGAGCTTTTTTTTGGGTCTTATTATAGCTTTGAAATTAGCAATATTTTGGGCCTTGTCCTTTTATAGATCCTTCAACATTGCATAAACAATAATGAAGAAAGATATGACCAATACAATTGTAATCAACTTAGGCCAAGAATATACCCTTCTTTGGGTAGGATTGACCCACATTTCTATCAAATTTGAGGTTTCAAGTCTAATAGACCTTTGAATGTTTGGAATAGTGTGTATTAGGCTAATTTATGAATATGAGAATCATCCTACCTTTTTATTGGATTGCTGCGATACTTATCTTAATGCTATCGGAATGCAATGACCCAAATGAATCCAGGGTTGTATTGAACAATGAATTTTCATTTACAATCCCTTTCCAAATGAAGCCAATAGTGAGCTATTCGATGTAGTACATGAAGTAAATCCTGATGTCATTGGATTCTACTTACTGGACTTAAAGGATATGTCAAATACTCCTCTATGACAGTGTCTTGCTATACGGCTTCTGAGCCTATGTCACTAGATGAAGCATTTTTTAACGAGACTGTCGGTGCGGAACCCGATAATTTGGGCTCTCTTACTCAAGGATACAAGTTGATTTCATTTAAGCAATATAACAAGGCTGGTAAATCACTTTATCTAAAAGTATCCAGTCCCATTGAAGGAAAATGTAGTGTCATGTATTACTTCATGAAGGATAATCGGAGTACATCTTTGTATGAAATAAAGGTGGTGGGTGATATGGGTGAAAAAGAGAGTCTTAAGGAATGTGCGGAGGAAATTGCATTGAATGTCAGACTGTAGCTAAGAATTTATTCTTTAAATCGTACAATTGTACATTAACTTTACCGCGCACCTAATTTAATTTAATCATGAGAGACAGGTTTAGTCAAGTTAATTTTGACCCAAATTATTGTATTGTTTGGCTGGATGAAGGATTGATGCTTGGTGTAAATACGACAAATTTAAATGATATCGAAATATTTTATAGAAACAAAGGGTGGTTTAACAAATGGAATACTATAGATCGAGATACTAGTTTGGAAACTCTAAAAGCTGTCAAGGATCGAGTGATTAATTGTGCTGGAAAATCATCTAGAATGATGAAAGGTAAGCTGCCTATTGTAAACACTCACATTTTGCAATTATCGGCTTTATCAATAATGCAAGAAAGGATAAGAAACTGCAAATCTTGAAAGGCTAAATGACCTCTAATTAATGCGATTGAATTAGAACCCTGAAGATTAAATAAATGAAAGAGAAAAGAAAAATCAATATCCAAGATGCAGTTTTTTGCCAAAATCAGAATCTTTGGCCCAAATCGGAAGCCGCCGCCCATTAACTCAGCCTTAGAAGCTATCCAATGAAAGAAAGTGCCTTCTTTGTAAATTCCGCTGAAGCTCACCCCCTATCCCGTTTCAAGCTGACCCCAGTATTCCAGAATAGTACAAAGGAAAAATCAATGAATTTTGAATATATCAGGCTAGTAGTCAATAATTTAGATAATATCGGCTCTTAATTATGTGATTGAATGCCCTTAAGGCTTCATATGAGCCTCTGTGGGCGACGATCTCTCCGTAGTTGAAGGGAATGGTCGAATTGTAGTCTAAATCGCTCGTAAAGCATTTTTTGAGCCCTCTCTATAGTAATAATAACGGAACTACAGATTTATTAAAGTTGCTCACTTGACTTAGGCTGCATCTACCTGGATATTACTACAAATAGACTGGCAAATAGGTATCTCTTTACCATGTTTTGTCTTAATGTGATAGCCTGCTAGTCCAAAGATAAGATCTAACTCCAAAGCAAATATCTCTTTTACCTTCTGATAGTCGCTCACTTTACATAAAATAGAGTCATGCTTAGGTAGCACAGATAGTCCATTTTCATATAATTTGGGCAAACAAGTTTCTATAAAGATTTTACTTTCCAGCTCCTGAAGAATAATGGGTAAATAATCATTGCCAGCTATGAAAGGAGTTTTTATACTCTTGTTTTTTGAGTGGGTATATCTTTCCAAATCTGGATTCATGCCTGTTCTTTCATGTTCGATGAATAGCTTTACAAGCTCATTTTTAACGCTCTCCATCAATTTTGAAAGATCGGGAAAGACCCTATAAAAGGCCTCTTTCTCGTCGCTGGTATACTTATTGCTGGAATAAAGTGTCTTGATGAAACTATTTTTAGCGTATTGCCGTCTTTCTTCAGGAGTTTTATCAGGCAGTTCCGCTGATAACTGATTGGCAAAGTATTCATATAATTGACCTTGTTGGGTTGTCTCAATAAATACTAA encodes:
- a CDS encoding restriction endonuclease subunit S, with amino-acid sequence MIQDEGLRLPNGWELKKLGEVCDTGAGGTPLKAHKDYYEGGTIPWLMSGEVSQGEVFEAKNYITEKGLRNSSAKLFPINTVLVAMYGATAGQVGILKLEACTNQAVCGILPNEKTIPEYLFYCFLSKKQDLVAQAVGGAQPNISQIKIRNTKIPLPPLPEQQRIVAILDKAFAAIAKAKANAEQNLKNAKQLFESYLQGVFENGDWEFVKLSEMATDISDGDHMPPPKSEFGLPFITISNINKQTHKIDFSATFKVPEKYYDDLKPNKKPIKGDVLYTVTGSYGIPVLIEDDFRFCFQRHIGLIRPSKKLDSKLLYYWILSPQAISQANETATGTAQKTVSLKSLRNFNFPYIPFKEQQTIVRQLDALRAETQKLESVYQKKIEDLEELKKSILQKAFAGELKIEKLESVN
- a CDS encoding phage Gp37/Gp68 family protein — translated: MAQSSIEWTEMTWNPTTGCDKISAGCKFCYAEVMAKRLTAMGVEKYANGFELAIHEDELKTPYTWKKSKMVFVNSMSDLFHKDVPIEFIQKVFRVMKENPQHVFQILTKRADVLLYYDKEGLLEWTHNIWMGVSVESKTFMKRIDLLRQTNARTKFLSCEPLISPLSDLNLKGIDWVIVGGESGRTPRPMKKEWVMEIKEQCKQADIAFFFKQWGGTNKKKTGNLLNGKKYLEMPEVIETE
- a CDS encoding N-6 DNA methylase, producing MFEQTFKNIDDILHKDAGCGSELDYVEQTSWVLFLKYLDDLEKDKKTAAELAGKTYDTIIEPQYQWSKWAMPKDKTGNLDHHKAMTGDDLTDFVNNKLFPYLKKFKTSAESADTIQYKIGEIFSELKNRIQSGYNLREVINRIDELRFRTHAEKHEMSHLYEDKIKNMGNAGRNGGEYYTPRPLIKTIVKVVAPKIGEKIYDGAVGSAGFLCESYEYLRHSKGKPESITTKDIETLQKKSFYGKEKKSLAYIIGIMNMILHGVEAPNIIHTNTLAENLADIQEKDRYDIVLANPPFGGKERAEVQQNFPIKTGETASLFLQHFIKILKAGGKAGVVIKNTFLSNTDNASVALRKQLLESCNLHTVLDLPGGTFTGAGVKTVVLFFEKGSATRKIWFYQLNLDRNLGKTNALNEKDLADFIELQKTKKDSENSWSINIKDIDQTTYDLSSKNPNKKEETALRQPLEILEEMKALDEESADILNSILELI
- the tcmP gene encoding three-Cys-motif partner protein TcmP; this translates as MEHESKSIMYEHSAAKVRLLKEYISAYLGILSNADWIKAVFLYDLFSGPGIYDNGGEGSPIVFLNEIVNAHESVARPRNKPTKFNCLFNDLDKQKITNLQNNITAKKLDISNFGAIKYRTEDYKAILAEIRKEINQFNNERGFVFIDPYGYSEVSLNDIYDLTITGKTEVLLFMPTHHMYRFKDNGTPECLIRFMEDLEISDKIRGVDGLEFIDIVMNGFQSKLGDNVFVDSFVIKRELNQFFCLFFFTSNTLGYLKMLEAKWKIDREDGRGWQGVQTNNLFSQSSEIANTDKLQKLIIKYLQSGSKTSGELFEFIIHNRYLPKHGTEILKSLQDSLDVTDETGNRPPKGAFYISYSNFKENPNKAIIKLK
- a CDS encoding DEAD/DEAH box helicase family protein, with product MNEAETRAELIDPKLKACGWGVVEGSKILREYYITAGRIQTGGLRAKRIKADYVLVYKGIKLAIVEAKSDQQEVGEAVAQAKEYAQKLDLDTTYATNGRAIYSISFSTGQEGLVDQYLTPDELWNKTFTSQNEWREKFAAIPFEDRSGTWQLRYYQEIAINKTLEAIAFKKNRILLTLATGTGKTAIAFQIAWKLFHTRWNLRFDGSRRPRILFLADRNILADQAYNAFSAFPEDALVRIKPDEIRKKGGVPTNGNIFFTIFQTFMSGVDQDDNAAPNFGEYPPDYFDFIVIDECHRGGANDESNWRAIMDYFSPAVQLGLTATPKRNDNVDTYKYFGDPVYVYSLKEGINDGFLTPFKVKRIKTTLDDYIYTSDDQVIEGEIEQGRLYTEPDFNKRIEILDREAIRVKLYLDNCIQNEKAIVFCATQDHAAVIRDLINQYKKSEEPNYCVRVTANDGDLGELYLRDFQDNEKTIPTILTTSQKLSTGVDARNIRNIVLLRPINSMIEFKQIVGRGTRLFDGKEFFTIYDFVDAYHHFADPEWDGEPVEPVSVGPPGPNPNPPKPIDPTVPPSEREIPKRIKVKLRDGKEREIQYMMSTSFWSSEGKPISAEEFLHNLFGSLPDFFKSEEELRTIWSNPLTRRTLLEKLDEAGFGKEELNTLQKLIDAEKSDLFDVLEYVFNSEIKPMTREARVAAAQATIFALLNDKQKEFIEFVLSKYIETGVEELDQEKLPILLTNKYQSFEDAGTVLGDLSKVRDLFIEFQRYLYDKRVG